CAGTAGGATCTTCCAACCACTGTAGCTCCTTCCTGCAAGAAGTGAGCTATGGTAAAATAGTATGTGCTGACTGATAAAGGCCGCAGCAAAGATTTCTCCCCCCACAAAGGGAAtgattaaaatactgtttatgaTGAGATATTCAGGATGGGATCTGCCCTTTCAAAGATGAAACACAAAATTAGGAAGTCATCTCTTCTTGATTTATTTGGGTTATTTTTGAAGAGAAATAGGCTCCTGCAGAAACAAGGGCACATGCttccttacaaaaaaaaccaaacaaacaaaccacaacgGAGGCCTAGCATGCCTTTTGTCAGGTTCCCTTCTGATGCCTCAGTAGGAAGCCAAATCACCAACCAGTCACGGAGGGAACAACAAGATTAGTTTCAATGATTTAAGAGATGGTGGCAGAACTCATTTTTGGCATGAGcctctctttcattttcattgctCTTGTacagaaaaaagccaaaccacagAGAGGAACCAGTTGTGAGAAGTATTTCATTAACCAGTCTGCAGCTATGAGAAGAGGCGGCTGTTATCACCAGAGCAACAAAACAGAGGACAAGGGTGGAGAGAGAAGGCGAAGGAATGCCGATGTGCTGGGTTGGGATTGAAGAGGGCACAGCAGGGTGTTTATTCATTGTCCATAGGGTTCAGCTGTTGTTTCAAAACAAGAAGTCACATCAAAGAAAGGCTGTTAGCACAGCctctacatgtttttttttcaaacccaGATAAAACCGTTTTGATGGTGAGGAGGAGAGACTTTGGTAAGCTCCCATTACCACAGAATTAGTGAAATTTGCTTCAGCGTTCATTTTAAGATGTCAAAGCAATTACAAAAatcaagtagaaaaaaaaaatccagctagAATTTCTCAGGCCTTCGCCCGACGTAGGTGGGGGTAGCTCTGCAGAGTCCTGTCTATTGCTTCATCCAAGCTCACCACTGGTTTGTAGCCCATGTCTCTTTTGGCCCGTTCACAGCTGTAGTAGTGAAACGTTCCAGCTAACGCTACCCGCATAGGGGTAAAAGTGGGCTTGATGGTGACCAGCGGACTTAGCAGCCACAGCACTAGAGACAGGAATAGGGCCAGGTAATATGCCAGCCAATAAGGAATATGGTACTTGGGAGGATCGTAGTTCAAGCCAGTCAAGATACGGGACATGAAAGTCCAGAAAGGAACTGGTTCATCATTTGTGATATGAAATGCCTgaaagaggaagacaaaaagccaGATGGTAAAATTATTATGGTTTCCACAAATTTGTCTCTGCAATGGCCCATCTCATGTTCGTGCTGAGCAGACCGACATCCCTGACTTGACTGAGAATGCATTTTCATGTGATACTGCTTTGCACTGACCACCTCTGTCTGAAAAGCAATGAACCCCTTCTTTGCTAAGAAATCAGCTACTTCTCATGCTCCAGAGGTTAAGGTTACTCATAAATGGTCAAACTGAATGACACAACACACATTAAAGCATCCTAGCTGTATGTACCGTGCATGCCCAGGGCACCGTGGTGCCATGAAAATCTAACAAAAGTTTCTCCTGTTCTGAACTCTATCATAAGAGCTAAATAACTGTCTCTTACATATGCATCTTGGCTGCCCACAATTCTGCCTGTATTTCCTTTCACAAGGAGTTTTACAGCATGAAGTTAAAGTATATATCTTAGCTCATGTGGTTGCACTAAATGGTCACCAGATGGACAACCATTCATTacacccacacacaaaaaaaaaatgacctaTTTGTGTGTGCTGCTTCCACTCACCTCCAGGATAGATGTACAGTACAGACAAAAACCAGCATGAATTACAGAGCAGACACATGAAGTCAAGGAAGGCTTGCAGACGAAGTTCAGCTACAGGACACCCACTCCCCTCCCCTTGCTAGGTCCTTCCTTACCTTCCCACACAGGGGAGAGTCCTTCTGAAGATTTTCTGCAGCAAGGATGTGTCCATGGACCACATTTTCCACATAGGTGAAATCTACCAAGTTCTTTCCAtccctgcagagaaaaaaatagggaGCTTAGCCCTCAGGTAAGTTAGGCTGAAAATATGCTGTGGCAAAAGAAAGGACTTTCACAAAAGATATATTTATCCCAAGtttcctcttctgctctctTCTGCTACAACTTCAGGCTCTATATCCTGTCAGAGAGATGACATCACTACATATGATTTTGAAGACAAGAGGAAAGGCTGTTATTATCTCAGCTCTTGTCAAGGCCCTCAAAGACTACATTCCTGGAATAGTACCATTTTTAAAGCTCCCAAGTTACCAAGCTGCAAGGTGTGGCAGATCCTACAGGTCTCAATCAGCAGTGAtccacagaaacagaacaaataagAAAGAGCAGTAActagcagaaagaaaatcactTAAGGACAAGCTTTCAATTATTAATTTCTCAGCTCATTAAATTCTAACTTGCTCCCTCAAAAAGCCAACTTCAGCCCTAGCTGAAACAGATTTAAGCCACTGTGTTAAATCTATTTCTACATAggtacagaaaattaaaattaatccaCATTATTACTTTCAAGAGTCCCACTAAAACAAATGATTTGTTACAAAACCACTACACTCATTTGGCCATAAACCCAGTATTGCTGCAATCCAACAttctgagaaagaaagatttaatttcCTACGTTCATGGATGAATAgccattttatttgctttcttggaAGGGATATACAGGTCTgtataaaaataggaaaactcGAGTGAGGAATGCATGTTTGCACTGGAAGAGGATGCAGAGCTGCATGAAGTGGAAACCCTGAGTCTGTggagctttgcttttcagatcaGTTTAAGATCAATTCAGAAGTGAATAGTAAGGAAGAATAAGAACTAAAAAcgccccccaaaccccaaaaacccaacagcaaaATAACCATAACCCTATTCCCTTTCTGCCTTCTACCTCAAGCACATATTCAcatgtgcatatatacacacaaacaaGCTCCTTGCCTGTAATAAAAATctattatatattaaaatgtgtgtttcttttcaagAGCATAATACAATTGATAAAGATATCCTTAATAGTAGCTTGAAGTGTTTCTTGCTCTAAAATTTCAGCAGTCCACTAGAAGCTTTGCAAGGCTCAGTAACAAGGCAAATATGTTTGATCTTAcaatcagaaatatttaaacactaCCATATaggttttttaattgcaataGCCTCCAATACCAGAAGTGTGTATTAGTTAAATGAATAGCAAGTAATTCAAGCATTCTCACATTCAGAAGGACAGCTCTTCAGACAATACAGAGACAGCTCAAGCTATACCAGCTTTCCCCACTGATATTCTTTTTGCATTACAAACACTTACCATCTGAATGCATGAATCCCTAagacagaaagatttttaaaaagataatccTGGATCACAAGTGAGAAACTAAAGAAACGTACTTTTTTTCCACGCCACACCAACACTACTGTTTTAATATTATGCCCTTCCAAAAAGGGCTTTGTAGGTTCAGCATCAATTTTAACAAAAGATATAAAATGACTGAGCCTTGCTCACCCAATTATGAACTTCATTTTGCCACTCTTAGCTGCTTGGATGAGGATAGGAACCAGCTGAGGGTCTCTAGGACCAAATATTCCATGGGGACGAATAGCAGTAGTGAAGAAATTGTTGCCTGGGTCATTTGCACTGAGCACTTCctgtagtggaaaaaaaaccaaacacaacaacaaaTCAGAAGAAAGGTTGGGAAGAAAAGTAATGTTTAGTATTATATTCCAAGATCACCACTAAAGGGGGTTGGTGCTCTCTCATCTCCTTGGGAAGCCATCAGTGAAGTAATTACGTAATATACTCTAATATAACAAGAATAACatacaaaaatcagttttcattaTTGAACACAATTAATTGACAGGCAAAAGAAGGGAACTCTTCATCTCTCTCATTTAACACCATAGAAACCAGAGGAGCTTTCAAAGTTCCTCCATTCCATGAATTCGTTATGAATTCAACCTCTGTCTCTCCCCTCAGTCGATGGAAGATTTCCATCACAGGCCTTCCCAATCTCATTCAGAAGGCGTGTGATCCCATCTTCCTGGTAGCACCAAGCACTAAGCAGATTTAGCAAGGCATCTTTGAAGAAGATTTAATTCTATTGGGAGAGAAGATTTTTAATTCTATTGGGAGTTGCCAAACAACATGTTCTACGAATTTTTAACAGCTGCTggattttctaataaaaatccAAGAACACCACATCCAAATAAACACTGAATACTTTCACTATttcacccaaaacaaaaacattattaCAAGCATATTGGGCTAGACTTTATTGCTACTCATAAGCTTCCACTTTATTAGTCCTCTTTACTGCAAAGTGGTTCTGCTTGCGAATGAACAGATGGTTTTATGCTGCATTTTCAGtaaagttttttttaagtaacataAGAAAAATTCTTAAAGGCTAAGACTCTGCTTTAGAGGACACACTATCAGCTTCAGTATGGAATCAAGTCTAAATTCCTCTTGCACAAAAAGCATAGGAAATgcaaaccactgaaaaaagtttgaaaaaacatttgttcaCTTTGATTTAAAACATTGTTGTACCATATTTAAACCACAAATAATGCAGCATTAAGAACCTGAAACAGAACAGATACTGGTAGTCTGCAAATGTGCAAAGTAGCAGTCATTCAAATGCAGGGGAAATGTTTATATCTTTTTGAACAAGATTGTTTTCAGTATCTCGCCAGTAGCATTAGCTCAAAACATGTTATAGGCTGGCACACTCCTTAACTCAGTCCACATCTTCATCTCATCATCTCTTTCCCCAGTGACATGTTCACAATCCCAGCTGTAACTTCAGGCTGCAAATCAGGTAAATGGGGTTCTGAAACAGTCTTCTAGTAGAgcagagaaggcaaaaaaattctGTACGACTGCTCTTAAAACAAAGCTGCATCAGTTAAGAAATGGGATTATCACATGACTCTTGCAGTGAAAGCAACATCTCTGCCagttcttttattcttttgctaGAAAGAACTTCTGTACTGTAGCACACTGTTTCATTCAACTTCCCTGGTAATTTATGtcacagctttattttattctctttttattaCGTGAATACACTACTTAGGAGTCTCACCAGCCAAGGAAGATGTTACTGAGTACTTATGTATTTGgactgccaggcagcagctctgaaagcaTCCCCTGGACCAACCCCTCAGCATGCCTACAAAAAAGGACGTGGGCCACCTACAAAATACACAAGCAGCAGCCACCTGCCATACTTCTCTGTAACAGAATAAATGAATCCACAACTCACTAGCCTCCATGCTGAGAATAAAAGGGCTAAAATCAGACAGATTTGTCTAAAAGAAgggaattttctgtttcaattgTACTTTGAAAACTCTGGCAGGCAGTGCTACATATGCGTGATTTTGTGCACATTTTCTTTGCACaagatactgctttttaatgaaagagaGATTCTGGAGAACAAGAGAGATCTGTTCAGTCTTGAGGAGTGTTGTGTCCCCTAGGGCATGCCCTACTTTTAGAAGGGCAGTTTTAAGTATCAAAAGCAACAATGTTAACCAAATGATGACAAAATACCTTCTCCTGCAGGATCTTCGTCTCTGTATAATAGTCGATAGGCTTTTTGGCATAAGGGAGGTCTTCTGATCCATTTTTTATGTCTGTGCCCTCAAAAACTACACTGGCACTGCTAGTTAACACTAGTTTCTGCAACAGAcgtgaaagaaaacagttgttTAAAGCCTAAGACAAAAAGGTCATTATTTACGAAGGCTGAGTAAAGACAATAATAATGTTTAAACAACAGATTCTACAGATAATAAACCAAGTCTAGAAGAACATTGTTTAACGGAAGACGATCTGAAACTGTAGGTAAGAAAACTCCCACTCTCTTAACCAACTCTTGTCACATTGTTTTAATCTCCTTTAGGTAGCACTAAACATTTCAACAAACATCCAAGGCAGCCAGTCAAGGGGAAAACTTCTCCAGGAAAATCAGTGTCCACTTGCCTTGGCACATTTTAGCATTTAACACGCAattagtgtttttaaaatatatttgtccTTCTTGATGATAACAATATAATGGCAGAGTATCTTGGATGGTTTTGTTGGATACAAACATATCCTAGTGGATTCAAAACAGGAAGTCAGTGATGTATTTGAGTAATCAGAATCATGGTTTTAAATAAGATCTGCATCGTAATAGAAAGATGACTAGATCCAACAAGTTCCAACAAGACTTAACTCCTTGTTCTGACAGAATCCAGACTAAAGCCTGAAGGTAAATATCACATGGCCCATTTCCTAAAACAGCTTATTacacaaagagggaaaaaaatctcaacgAACAACAAACTGTGAGTCTGGGAGTCCCATGTGATAGACATCATTTAATTCTAAATGCACAAAATGCATGCACTGGAGGTACCATCTCTGCCCAGAATATATAAGTGACCTTCTCATGCATTGTGCTTGCAAATTTGCtataaatttaaatgaaaattcttgTGATATCAAAATAACATCAGGagtaaaaaaccaacaaccctgCCTGAACAGCAGCCTCATTTCCTCTGGCTCTTTCTTTTGTGGGCAAATGACTTTCTCAACCAAATTATACTCAGATTACGGCACAAGTGTGTTCCTTCTCATTACATGTTGAAGAATTCACATAAGTAATAAATGCCATGAATACTTCCACTGCCAGAAAAGCTATCTTTAGAGCTGTCCCCTTCTTAAAGCATGAAAGAATCCACTTGTCAGTCATGATTCTCCTGCGGGCGATTCCCAGATGTCTAGTAGGATAAATTTTAATGGATGCTTTTCCTGCAGTCAGGAGGATTGCAATGTGTAGGTTTTCTGTGGCAAACACAGACTCAGCTTACACCAGACACTAAGCAGGAGACCAGTAGAACCTCTCTCTTCTACTAATTTTCAAAGAAGAACCTGGAATTCAGTATCTCAGAGACCTTTGGCCTTCTATCAAACTAGACTGAAACTGGTCCACGCTGCAATTGTTATAATCACCACCTTGGAGTGTCCATGTACTTTTCTACCCTTACCTGCACTCCAGCTTCTTTGCAGGCTTCAATGACTGCCTTGGTTCCCATAAAATTCACCTTATAAAACAGTTCCCTGTTGTCACTTGAAGGTGCTGGTGATGCACAATGAAATGCCACTGACACACCTTGTAAAGCTGGGAGCAAAGCCTAGAAGATACATCACATGAGACAGCAATGAAGCAAGAGCAATAGTGtctactctgaaaaaaaaaaaagaaaaaaaaagaaaaaagaaaggaaataaaacacagttctTTTTCTTATGGAAACAAAACTGCTAAATTTCAAGTCATATTCCTTCTATAAAggtcagcagctggaagaggatCAACATCCAGGATCTTGTCAGTGTCCTCTCCTGCTTGCTAGGTAAAAAATACCCTATatcaccttttctttccagagaagAACCTGGGAACTTTCTGAGACCTGGAGGCTATCTAGACTTAACTACTTGCAATAGTCTCAAGTGCAGATATTAGACTCAAAGCTACCTGGAGATAGGAGTTAGAAAACTCAGCAAGCAGCAGGTTTAACAGCCAACAGTCCCCCATGGCACTGTCTGCATTTGAGATGACTGTCATAAAGCTCAGACATGATACTTTATAATGGTGGGGAGACGTCTCTTCATGTTGCATACAAATGTTTTTGCCAAGGCTCACACACATGACTGAGTTAAGGCAAGAGGTCTTAGTGTGCCTTAACTGTTAGGAATAATGCATTCTGCCGTTCTCATGCAGCTGAGGTTAGCTAGGAGAGCACCCACATGCAATTACCAATGGTGACTGTAATTACACTGTATATTTAAGATAACAGTAATGCAAATCACAATACAGAAATAAGTTCTGTCCTTTTCAGGTTCAAGCAGACATCAAGTATATTCCTAGATGAGGCTTCCACCAGAAAACCACTTAGGCTATTGACTTCACAGCAAGACCGCTGGGGGGCATATCTACATACCCTTTTACAACCTGTGTGATGCATTCAGGTATTTTAGTGCTTCAGGCAAGGGTCAGTAAGCTGTTTCAACAAACGCTTATTTAATCAGACATCCTTTCTATCTACCCACATCACATACTGTTGTTAGTCTGTACCTCTTTGTCGCAAAGGTCTCCCAGGAAGAACTGCACTCGGTCATTGTCAAACCTCTTCTGAATATCAAACACATTGACCATGTAACCCTgctccaggagctgctccaCCATGTGCTGGCCTAAGAATCCTGACCCACCGATCACTGTGCATTTCCTACCAGCCTGCAGAGACGGGGAGAAAAGCACTTCAGCAAGCAGACACATACCAATCAACTGCACAAGTAAGCTGATCTGAACTTCCCCAGATCTTAATGCACTGAAATTTTGCACAACTAGTTAGTAGCTAGTTTAATTGGAGGAGTCTAAACTCATAGCACAGACATATTGAAGAGTGTTTTGAGATATTACAGTATCTTAAAGGTTCAAGCATGCTAATGGTCTACAAACTGGTTTGTATTTTGGCAAGACTGCCTCATAACCAAGTGGCTCAcatagcagagaaaaaaaaaaaaaggaagagaaaaaaaaaggggagaaaaaaatattaaaaaattaaaaaaaaaaggactggcTCCCACAAACTTTGCCCTGATAgtaaagcaaacagaatttgCTTCAGCCACATGGCACAGATAATTCAGAATACTAAAACTGTCACTGCTGGCAAGGGCAAAACCATTTTCAAAGCATGTGAAACCCGGGCTTCTCCAGGCCAGGAAAGCAATTGGGTAAAGGCAAGGATTATCCATTTTAGTCAGTCATTagttcattctttctttttttaagcttttaaaaaatagatgtCTAGAGTCACTCCCAGATTGTGGTCTGGTCACTTGTCTAACTGGACATACTGAAGGCCTTATCACCAACACGGAACACATAAGCAATGGCTCTGAGGAAGCTTTTGTACAGAGAATGCTCTGTCCttgttgaaaataaattttatgcTTATTGTTGCTACACAAAACCCCACCTCTGCCGTTATACTATCAAGCTGAAGGGAATTTTAACGCAGTGAAACCACACAAAGATTACAATTGTTCAGGAGTTTCTAAGCACTACATCCTAAAACAAAGGTTCCACTGCAAAAGTGTCAATTATCCACAACAGAAATTAGAACAGTTCACTGTTGCTCAGTTACATTAAAGCATAACCAGTTACTTAGAATAGTGCATGCAAAGTACAGTCTgattaaagtaattaaaaataaaagttctaaCAGGTTGGCCCAGTGGTCTCTGGTTTTGACAGCTGCAAGAAAACAGACGATATCGAATATGTGAGCCTAAGGACTCTCTGTAGCTCACTACAacagttttgcatttgctttacACATTAGCTTCCAGATTCTCTAAACTGAGTCCCACCCCTCCCCGCTGCGGTGTCCTCTCCCTGTCGATGTGTCTAGCTTTTTCAGCTTCTCCTCAAAAGGCAGTCGCTCCGTTCCATCgatatttttactttcattcCCCTGTACCCTTTCTcattaaggtcccttccaacccaacccattctgaTTCCAGTGCAttcctcagaaaacaaaagcaccGAACTGCACACCGTACTTAGATGTGCTGAACCGGGTTTACAGTGGTAGAATGACGCCCTCTGCCTGGCTCCAAATACCAGTGTCATTTTCTACCAGCACAGATGAGACAGTCCAGGTTTTTCTGTATGATAGTTTTCCAAAGTATACGGACAGTATTCTAACTGGTGATGagaaacagaatatttaaatactcACTAGTGCACATAATATACAATACAATCTAGTGCACACACCTCTTGGGAAAGTACTAAATGAACCAACTCAATCACCAGAATCAGTGTaactgcagccagcagtgctgcaccTGGATTCATcagctgttttaaaacacactgGTAAAAAGGCAGGCTATCCATAATTATATTGATTTTAGGATACAAATTACCACCTGTCTAGTGCTGTGAAGACACAACAACTTGTTCATACTCTCTACCATGACACTAcgttattttttgtttctttgtttcctaaATACCTGAGATTCACTGGTCTTCCATTAGCTTCATATGGATTAACGAGAAAATAGTTCAGAAGGTAGAAATTTCTCTGTAAACAAGAACCACAGGTAACTCAAAGGAACAGCTTAATAAACTGTATTCCTAAGAGTAATGTCCGAACACCTGAGCTAAGCAAGATGTTACTTTTTCAATATTCTAACCTCCTGTATTCAATGCAGTCATCATAATAAGAGGTTACAATGGTCTAGTTGATCTCAGGAACCTCAGCTGGGACTTTATTTGCACTACAACATGGAATAATGTTATGTGCCATGTAGAAATCATCCTGGAGTAACTAAAACTCCAGACCAATTGATCTGGCAGCATTGACAAAATCACTCATTCTCTTGCGGGGGTTGGAGCATTCCTGGATCTctccagaacagcagcaaattaTTCCTTGGAAAATCACATTTCCTCCAATAATATCTCTAGAGTTAGTATTAATGCAGGAACAGTCTCATGCCTTCCCTAGTAATGTTCAGAAGCATCTATGAAAATAGGTTTCTGCAAGACAAATCTTCATAAAACACCATTTAAGCCCTCAACTTACCGATCTGAGGCGTGTGGCCATTTCTCAGATGATTCACTATCAACCtgattcatttaaaaagaatattattttattcacaaaaaaaatacttttaaaaccacatttttagtTATAGAAGTCAAGGTTTGAAGCCATTATACTAAAGCAGAAGCATGAAAAGTGAGCTAattctgcctgccctgctgaaCCGAATAAGCAGCACATGAGTAACAGTAACATCAAACAGCTTTCTCAAAGACATAACTTTAATATAACAAAATACCCTTGATAACAAAGGCATCATCTTATTTTAGCTAATATTAGCTTTATGCACTTCCTTTAAGTCTGAATATTTACACTCCAAATAACATGAATACAATTGCAAGTTCTGCAAATGTCCTCTTCAAAAATACACTTGCTCAAGCGTGTTAggagcaacaaaataaaactgaagttcaAGCACTTCAGCTGCATCATGTCCACCTGTTCCACAGCAGCTGACACAGCATAGGAGAAACACCGGCACAAACTTGGTGCCCATCAGCAAAGAGAGGGGAGCCAGTGTTTTTCACATCACAGGCTGTTGATGCCAccagtttcattaaaatacgCTCCTCCTCCCAGCAGGAGCAAACAAAATTCCCAATTCAGCTGGAACCCTACTGCATGGAGTACAACTGAAAGGTGAGAAGACAACATGCCTATCAGATCTGTTTTCAACATCAAAACAAGCTGCACACAAAGACTTCTGATGGCTTTATGGTCACTTTAAACCATCACTATGATAAACTACTGTGATAGAGAGTATGTGATTCTCCTTATTCCTAGTGAATGCTTCCCACTACCTCCTACTATATGTGCGCTGAGATGGATGAAAGCTATGACTACCTAGAAATTAATCATTTTCTGCCTGGGTTGGTTttcagccagagcagctctctGACCCATCTCGTTTCATGAACAGTAGTGCCAACACAACTGGATGAGATCCAGAAACACCGATGTTGCTATAAAACTACCACAGTACCATGCCTCACACAAGCAAACACATATGTTGGACTCGCTCactctgcaggttacacaatTTAGCACTCATccgtttttatttttctgaaaagctctTCGAAATggcaaacaaaaagccaaaaaaaaaaaaaaaaaaagcaggattgGTGCCTGTCCAGCCAGGAACACCAAGCTGGTTAGAAATAATGGACACAGGGTGATCCACCCTCCTGTTGCTCCTTCTTCTACCCCTACATATCCCTTAACACAGTCCCTATCCCTCtccaaaatgtaatttatgaACAGTCCCATCACCAGTTTCCCTCCAGCTCTTTtggtccccccaccccagagaCCCCCACCCTTCTCCCACTCCCAGCTTTCCTCACACCCCTCTAtggcctcccctcccccccagcacctcagaccccagctgcccaccccaccctcTACCCCACATCTCCTCACACTGCCCCCacctccacccacccccctcaCCCCTCCACGCCCCAGCCCTCCTCACAGGCCCGCAGCCTCCCCCTGCGCACTGCAGAACCCACCTCAGCCCTCCAGGCCCCGCTGCCTCCAGCCTGCCCCCCACGCCCCAGCTCTCTTCACAGCCCCCAGCttccctccccgctccccagcttccctccccgctccccagcttccctccccgctccccagcttccctccccgctccccagcttccctccccgctccccagcTTCCCTCCCCGCACACCGCCCACACCCTCCCTCAGccacccccacagccctgcaggccTCGCTACCTccaggctgtccccacagcccccatAACCGCCCTCAGCGCTCAGCCCCTCACCCTGCCCGCTCACCTCAGAGGCTGCGCCCTCTGCaccccgccgcccgccctcagcccggcccggctccgCCCCTGGCTCCTGCACGAGCCTCCAGCCCACCAATCAGCGAGGCCGCTTCCAGCaggccccgcccgccccgccggctcCCGCCGCTTCTCCTCCCAAGCTTGCTGGGCTGAGCATCGCGCTAGCCGGCTATCGCCCGCTGATTGGCCTGCGCCCTCCTCGTTTCGGCCAATCGCGTTGACGGAAGGAGGAGAGGCTTTTCTCCCTGCTCAGTCGCCTCTTGGATCCGCCCCCACCACGTGTTGGCCAATAGCCGTCGCCTCAGTCCCTCCCCCGCCGGGTGCTGCAGCAAATAGGAGTGAGGATTGCATAGCAACGGCGTAGGGGGATTAGCCAATGGGGAAGAGTGGCATTGAGGTTGGgcctgccagggctggagccGCTCCGAGGCAGCGGCCGCCGGTATGGTGAGTGCGGCCCGGCCTGGCGGCGAGAGGCGCCTGCGGGCCTGTGCTGCTCCGCTCCGGCTCCGCGGGGGAGGCCcggggtgggctggggctggggctgaggcgGCCGCTGTCCTGCAGGCCTCAGCCGTCCTTCCCGGGGCGGTGCGTCGCGGCAGCGGCCTTATCCCCCTTTGCTCTTGTGTCGCTGTGCCAAGGCCTCCAGCTTTAAGAAGCCCTCGCTAGGACCCGCGTCCCAGAAGAAGAAAGCGAGCCCCAAGCTGGAGCTCACTGAGGAACAGAAGGAGATCCGGGAGGCTTTCGACTTGTTTGACACAGACGGCACCGGGAACATTGATGTTAAGGAACTAAAGGTAAGAATTTTCCTGGTGCTAAAAggacagctctgctgagctTAAAAATAGGGGCATAAACGCCTAAATGACCTTAAATAggatagattattttttttccccagcataaAACCTCATTGTCAACAGGTATGTTCTTCTCTAATTATAGCTCTTTAAGGCTGCTATCAGGTGTCTTTAGGGCTAGGCTGATCAAAATATATTGacagttctgtattttctgtactgtCTCTTTC
The genomic region above belongs to Falco peregrinus isolate bFalPer1 chromosome 13, bFalPer1.pri, whole genome shotgun sequence and contains:
- the NSDHL gene encoding sterol-4-alpha-carboxylate 3-dehydrogenase, decarboxylating isoform X1; protein product: MATRLRSAGRKCTVIGGSGFLGQHMVEQLLEQGYMVNVFDIQKRFDNDRVQFFLGDLCDKEALLPALQGVSVAFHCASPAPSSDNRELFYKVNFMGTKAVIEACKEAGVQKLVLTSSASVVFEGTDIKNGSEDLPYAKKPIDYYTETKILQEKEVLSANDPGNNFFTTAIRPHGIFGPRDPQLVPILIQAAKSGKMKFIIGDGKNLVDFTYVENVVHGHILAAENLQKDSPLCGKAFHITNDEPVPFWTFMSRILTGLNYDPPKYHIPYWLAYYLALFLSLVLWLLSPLVTIKPTFTPMRVALAGTFHYYSCERAKRDMGYKPVVSLDEAIDRTLQSYPHLRRAKA
- the NSDHL gene encoding sterol-4-alpha-carboxylate 3-dehydrogenase, decarboxylating isoform X2 — protein: MVEQLLEQGYMVNVFDIQKRFDNDRVQFFLGDLCDKEALLPALQGVSVAFHCASPAPSSDNRELFYKVNFMGTKAVIEACKEAGVQKLVLTSSASVVFEGTDIKNGSEDLPYAKKPIDYYTETKILQEKEVLSANDPGNNFFTTAIRPHGIFGPRDPQLVPILIQAAKSGKMKFIIGDGKNLVDFTYVENVVHGHILAAENLQKDSPLCGKAFHITNDEPVPFWTFMSRILTGLNYDPPKYHIPYWLAYYLALFLSLVLWLLSPLVTIKPTFTPMRVALAGTFHYYSCERAKRDMGYKPVVSLDEAIDRTLQSYPHLRRAKA